ATCAGTCGGGTCAACTGGAGCGACGGCCAGACCCGGCGCGGCCGCTTCAGCCGGGTGGGCCTTGATCCCGATGGGGAGCACGCCCCCTGGCAACCCGGCGACCGTTCCCTGCTGATCCACAACTTCGGCGGCATCGGCGGGCCCGATGGCGAGCCGATCAGCGGCTTCACGGTGACGGGCCATTTCGCCTTCGGTGCCGCCCGGGTCGTGAGCGATCCCTTCACCGGGGAGCCCCGCTTCGACCTGCGCTACCACCAGATCTACGCCAACAATCCCAACGGCATCGTCTCGGGCAGCCAGGACTGGAGCGCCTACACCGGCAACCTGCAGCGGGGCTGGCTCGGGACGCGGCCGATCTCGGACGTGCTGGTGCGCACCGACCCCCTGCTGCTGGAGGAACTGGCGATCCAGGCGGAAGTGCTGATGGCCCGTTACCGCAGCGGCGATGGCGGCGGCGTCTCGCTGGTGTCCCCAGCCATCTCCTGCGTGCAGGATTCCAGCCAGGCCCTCTGGATCGCCATCGACCAGCTGCGCCGCCGCCGCCGCGAGCTCGACGGCACCGAGCTGCCCCGGCTCGCCTCCCTGGCCCGCTCCCTCGATGCCCTGCTCACCCCCTTCGGCATGGTGCGCGCCGACTGGCGCCACAACGCCTCGCTGATGGACCGCCCTGGCGATGCACCGGACCGCTTCCGGGCCAGCCCCAGCCTCTGGGATGGGCTGCTGAGCTGGCGCTCGATGCTGCCCCGCCGCGCCCACGACGAGATGGCCCGGGTGTTCCTGCGCCACGGGGACCCGCTGCATGTCCTGCGCACCAACCAGCTCCCCGGTGCCGACCGGCGCCTAGCCCCCCTGGCGCCGACCCAGCTGCTCGGTCAGCTGCCCATGGTGGGGCTGGCCCTGCCCCGGCTGATGGATGCCTTCTTCACGCCCCTCGGCGCAGCCGGCCTGGCGCTGACGGCCCTGCTGCTGGGGGCCTACGCCGCCATCGCCCTGCCCCTGGGGCGCCGCAGCGGCTTCCTGCCGGCGCCCTATCCAGGGGTACGACCATGGCTGCTGCTGCGCCGGGCCCCGGCCCTGCTGCTGTCCCCGGCCCTGGTCGAGGAGACCCTGTTCCGGGGCGCCCTGCTGCCCCATCCCCTGGAGGGGCTGGGCATGGCGGACACCGTCGCCTGGGGGGCCCTGAGCGTGGGGCTCTTCGTGGCCTGGCATCCACTGGCGGGCCGGCTCTGGTACCGCCAGGGCCGGCAGCTCTTCGACGACGGCCGCTTCCTGCTCCTGGCCGGCCTGCTGGGGCTGACCTGTGTGATCGCCTACCAGCTCACCGGGTCCATCTGGCCACCGGTGCTGATCCACTGGCTGGTGGTGCTGATCTGGCTGGAGCCGCTCGGGGGCCGCCGCTGGCTGGTGGTGGGGGTTCAGGGATAGGCGTTGGGCACGAAGAACTGCTCGTTCATCGGCGGACGCTGGTAGTTGGCTCCGCTCTTGCGGGGGGGCAGTTCGATCGCCTTCGGGGTCATGTCCTCGTAGGGGACCTTGCTGAGCAGATGGCGGATGCAGTTGAGCCTGGCCCGGCGCTTGTCATTGGCCTCGACGGTGAACCAGGGGGCCTCCGGGATGTTGGTGTGGGCGAACATCTCATCCTTGGCCCGGGAGAACTCCACCCAGCGGTCCCGGGATTCCAGGTCCATCGGGCTCAGCTTCCAGCGGCGGGCCGGATCCTCCAGGCGGGAGCGGAACCGGGCCTCCTGCTCGTCATCGCTGACGGAGAACCAGTACTTGATCAAGGTGATGCCACTGCGCACCAGCATGCGCTCGAACTCCGGACAGGAGAGCATGAATTCATCCACCTGCTCGGGCGCGCAGAAGCCCATCACCTTCTCGACACCGGCCCGGTTGTACCAGCTGCGGTCGAACAGGACGATTTCGCCGGCGGAGGGGAAGTTCTCGACATAGCGCTGGAAATACCACTGGGTCTTCTGCTGGTCGGAGGGGGTGCCCAGAGCCACCACGTTGCAGCCCCTGGGGTTGAGCGGTTCAGTGATGCGCTTGATGGTGCCGCCCTTGCCGGCGGCATCCCGGCCCTCGAACAGCAGGATGATGCGGTAACCCACATGCTTCACCCAGTACTGCATCTTCACCAGCTCCACCTGGAGCCGCGCCAGCTCCTTTTCGTAGAACTTGCGATCCAGCTTGGGGGGGCGTCCCTCGGAATTCTCGGAGAGGTCGTCGAGAATCGGCGAGGGCCTGTAGAGATCCGACTCACTCACACCGGAGGAGGCCAGGCCGTTCCCATAGGCGCTGGCCGACCGGTGCTCGCCTCCGGAGTCCTTCTTCTTCGGCGACTTGATCTTCAGGGTCTTGATCTTGAGACCACTCTTGTGCTTCTTGCCCATACCTTTGCCCATAGCTTTGCCGGTACCGCCGACAGGGGTGTGCTGTCTACGGAATAGCCGATCAAAGGGAGCCCGAGAGCAACAAGGGACACCCGACAGCAAAGCAAGAGATTTTCTTCATGTTGGCGCCGGTGCCGGCGCGCCGCCCACCGGAGCGGAGAGAGGGGTCGGGAGGTCGGAGGCGGCCACCCACTGGGCGATCAGCTGCTCCTGCCGCACCAGCCGGTAACGGTTCCGCTCGCTGGGATGCTGCCGGTACTGCTCTCTCAGACTCTCCAGCCTGGCGATGAGGGAGTGGTAGACGGGGTGGTTCTTATTCATCACCTCACGGGGGAGGCATCAACAGGGGGGGGGAGGACTCAGCCGGCGACGCTGACACCTGGGGCCCACTGGGCGATCAGCTGCTCCTGGCGGACGACGCGGTAGCGATTGAGTTCGTTGGGGGAGTCACTGTACTGCTCGTTGAGGGAGCGGAGCTGCTGCAGCAGCGCGTTCATCACGGGATGGTCTTCGTACATGCCGGGCATTCGTCTGCTGACCAAATCTTAACTGAATCGGAAGGGGCGCCACCCCCCGGCGCCTGCCTGGTCAGGGAACCCCCATGACGCTCGCCCCCGGCCGGGAGGCGACCGGCCCGGGAATGTCCCCGGATGGGGGGCGCGCCCAGGCCGCCGATGGACGACAGTGGACGTATCTCTGCGGGGCCTGCCCCGAAGGATGGCCGATGACCGCCCGATCGCTTCCAGCGTCCCTGCCGAAGGTCACGATCCCGACAGTCACCATCGGTGAACTGGAGGCCAACTATTCGATGTACTGCAAGGCCCTGCGCCTGCTGGTCCGGGAAGGTCGAACCCTGAAGAAGATCCAGCGCACGGTCTGCTGGCACCGGCTCGAGCAGCTGCACCAGTGTCTGCCGAGCCAGTACAAGGACCCGGACTATCTCTTTCTGCTGCTGCGCCGCGAGACCAACCGCAAGGCGGCCGGTCTTCCCTGTCCTTCCTGACGCCACCGTCCCGATCCCGTAGCAACCGTCACAACCGTCTCGCCCGGGGACCTGCAAGATCCCAAGGCGGAAATTGCTTCTAGGGTTCCGGTCTCGCATTGCTGGCCTTGCCGGCAGCTGAGGGATGGCTGGTCCGAGAGAAGCGCACCCACCGGAGCTTGAGGACCCTGTTCTCACCGGTGCGTGGCACGGAGGGACAAAAGCCCGGGAGACCGCCCCATCCCCACCGTGCCCAGAGGTCCGAATGAACGATCCGTCCAGCGGCCGCCCGTCCGATGCGGCCGACGCCTTCGACCGGGGCCGCCACCCGGCCGGCAGTGAAGGGGCCCGGGCCCTGGAGAAGGAAGCCTCCCTGCCCCTCACCGGCTGGCAGCAGGAGGTCGACCAGGGGCACCGCTACGGCCTGGAGGCGGCCGAGAGCATCGTCGACCGGCGCATCTCCACCTTCTCCCGCGGGGAGCTGCCGCACTTCGCGGGCATCAACACCTTCATGAAGGCGCCCTACATCGAGGACGTGAACCGCGTCGGCGAGTTCGACGTGGCCGTGGTGGGCGTCCCCCACGACAGCGGCACCACCTACCGGCCCGGCACCCGCTTCGGCCCCCAGGGCATCCGGCGCATCTCGGCCCTCTACACCCCCTACAACTACGAGATGGGGGTTGACCTGCGCGAGCAGATCACCCTCTGCGACGTGGGTGACATCTTCACCATCCCCGCCAACAACGAGAAGAGCTTCGATCAGATCTCCAAGGGCATCGCCCACGTGTTCGCCAGCGGCGCCTTCCCGATCATCCTGGGCGGCGACCACTCGATCGGCTTCCCCACCGTCCGGGGCGTCTGCCGCCATCTCGGCGACAAGAAGGTGGGCATCATCCACTTCGACCGCCACGTCGACACCCAGGAGAGCGACCTCGACGAGCGCATGCACACCACCCCGTGGTTCCATGCCACCAACATGGCCAACGCCCCGGCCGAGAACCTGGTGCAGCTGGGCATCGGTGGCTGGCAGG
This genomic stretch from Cyanobium gracile PCC 6307 harbors:
- the speB gene encoding agmatinase, with the translated sequence MNDPSSGRPSDAADAFDRGRHPAGSEGARALEKEASLPLTGWQQEVDQGHRYGLEAAESIVDRRISTFSRGELPHFAGINTFMKAPYIEDVNRVGEFDVAVVGVPHDSGTTYRPGTRFGPQGIRRISALYTPYNYEMGVDLREQITLCDVGDIFTIPANNEKSFDQISKGIAHVFASGAFPIILGGDHSIGFPTVRGVCRHLGDKKVGIIHFDRHVDTQESDLDERMHTTPWFHATNMANAPAENLVQLGIGGWQVPREGVKVCRERGTNVLTVTDICDMGLEAAARYAIERATDGTDCVYISFDIDCIDAGFVPGTGWPEPGGLLPREALKLLELIVRNVPVCGLEVVEVSPPYDISDMTSLMATRVICDTMAHLVVSGQLPRKSAPAWLSRDCNMQVDRAWR
- a CDS encoding CPBP family glutamic-type intramembrane protease, which codes for MPPTPVEPGRSRPDRRLRLVLLAAAMAMLLLVLPLARGALGAAAPPPPTSYDLAWRASFNRPEHYPLARRPDPALYRPHGDWFGRLILPAAAEMAAGGGDWVWLELEQAPAGHEALVGQRLRLGWQDEPILRALVGKVSTPVRLGEQARLATQQGNVVPTRLDGRNNVGPLQTLAGAHPHDDITVALEEVRVERRDGGTVLRIGRPPLQSTGRWVALVQLLSRDPAEPERFQVQHYDREQGDFVGPIQTVRLPRQPPDRHGRRFFDPQGLLESPVGRDGWYLYGAPDRDGTFTAQALEPRHLTRLESDRVLQGTAVGLNAISRVNWSDGQTRRGRFSRVGLDPDGEHAPWQPGDRSLLIHNFGGIGGPDGEPISGFTVTGHFAFGAARVVSDPFTGEPRFDLRYHQIYANNPNGIVSGSQDWSAYTGNLQRGWLGTRPISDVLVRTDPLLLEELAIQAEVLMARYRSGDGGGVSLVSPAISCVQDSSQALWIAIDQLRRRRRELDGTELPRLASLARSLDALLTPFGMVRADWRHNASLMDRPGDAPDRFRASPSLWDGLLSWRSMLPRRAHDEMARVFLRHGDPLHVLRTNQLPGADRRLAPLAPTQLLGQLPMVGLALPRLMDAFFTPLGAAGLALTALLLGAYAAIALPLGRRSGFLPAPYPGVRPWLLLRRAPALLLSPALVEETLFRGALLPHPLEGLGMADTVAWGALSVGLFVAWHPLAGRLWYRQGRQLFDDGRFLLLAGLLGLTCVIAYQLTGSIWPPVLIHWLVVLIWLEPLGGRRWLVVGVQG
- a CDS encoding DUF3136 domain-containing protein, yielding MTLAPGREATGPGMSPDGGRAQAADGRQWTYLCGACPEGWPMTARSLPASLPKVTIPTVTIGELEANYSMYCKALRLLVREGRTLKKIQRTVCWHRLEQLHQCLPSQYKDPDYLFLLLRRETNRKAAGLPCPS
- the ppk2 gene encoding polyphosphate kinase 2, yielding MGKGMGKKHKSGLKIKTLKIKSPKKKDSGGEHRSASAYGNGLASSGVSESDLYRPSPILDDLSENSEGRPPKLDRKFYEKELARLQVELVKMQYWVKHVGYRIILLFEGRDAAGKGGTIKRITEPLNPRGCNVVALGTPSDQQKTQWYFQRYVENFPSAGEIVLFDRSWYNRAGVEKVMGFCAPEQVDEFMLSCPEFERMLVRSGITLIKYWFSVSDDEQEARFRSRLEDPARRWKLSPMDLESRDRWVEFSRAKDEMFAHTNIPEAPWFTVEANDKRRARLNCIRHLLSKVPYEDMTPKAIELPPRKSGANYQRPPMNEQFFVPNAYP